One window of the Desmospora profundinema genome contains the following:
- a CDS encoding ABC transporter ATP-binding protein: protein MKPLLEVKQLSLAYGDDSPVLADVSFTISEGECLGLVGESGSGKSTLAKLILGLEKPDQGEIILNGVHFHALRGRALRDARKQVQVVFQDPTASLNPRLPIWKTAVEPLENYPEVVPAFLSGVRDSSRNMAAVLLDKVGIGPELMDRYPYQLSGGQRQRVAIARGLSLQPKLLVCDEPTSSLDVSIQAQILNLLKELKDELKLSYLFISHELASVRFMSDRIAVLKDGKLVDVFVSEDLLEDNRHPHTRDMVKAVLE, encoded by the coding sequence GTGAAGCCGCTGTTGGAGGTCAAACAACTCAGTCTGGCATATGGCGATGACAGTCCGGTGTTGGCGGATGTTTCGTTCACCATCTCAGAAGGCGAATGCCTGGGTTTGGTGGGGGAAAGCGGAAGCGGAAAAAGCACGCTGGCCAAATTGATTCTAGGTCTGGAAAAACCGGATCAGGGGGAAATCATTTTAAACGGAGTGCATTTCCATGCTCTCAGAGGTCGCGCCTTGAGGGATGCCCGCAAACAGGTGCAAGTCGTGTTTCAAGATCCGACGGCTTCGTTAAACCCGCGGCTGCCCATTTGGAAGACAGCCGTGGAACCCCTTGAAAATTATCCGGAGGTGGTGCCCGCTTTTCTGAGCGGTGTGAGGGATTCCAGTCGAAACATGGCTGCTGTATTGCTGGACAAAGTGGGAATAGGCCCGGAGTTGATGGATCGATACCCTTATCAGCTCAGCGGCGGACAGAGGCAGCGTGTGGCGATTGCACGGGGGCTCAGTTTGCAACCGAAGCTTCTCGTTTGCGACGAACCCACCTCCAGCCTGGATGTCTCCATTCAAGCACAAATCTTGAATTTGCTGAAAGAGTTAAAGGATGAATTGAAACTCTCCTATTTGTTTATTTCCCACGAACTGGCTTCCGTCCGGTTTATGAGCGACCGGATTGCAGTTCTGAAAGACGGGAAATTGGTCGATGTATTTGTATCGGAGGACCTTTTGGAAGATAATCGTCACCCTCATACCCGAGACATGGTAAAAGCGGTTTTGGAGTGA
- a CDS encoding zinc-dependent metalloprotease, translated as MKNRLWLCVVVTISLLISSNIGISTAYASGQSDGSIAQSLLGFFERLFQDRSEEHTEEKVSPISKNEDMIADPLPEGAEIGKRTLEEEPTIERSSIAKVHDKNGNVIGRHTLEKNIGEGQNASIEPQSPGSHVLTAIIAVDEEYRSAYPDWQDQTAKIVEQADQAFNRDHDIDIQVKGFMEWDSNGGNGEQLLNDLTSQSGQYHGSYDFVIGFTKDPRFNYGGIAWLGPQNGTGVSITADMNADAIWRVLQHELSHNFGLPHDEHGPNGPKCIMNYYYTTKIDYWDQEHNELIQKNKSWYGNKNNGE; from the coding sequence ATGAAAAATCGCCTGTGGTTATGCGTAGTCGTCACCATTAGTTTGTTAATAAGCAGCAACATCGGCATATCGACTGCTTATGCTTCCGGTCAATCCGACGGCTCCATTGCGCAATCCTTGTTGGGGTTTTTTGAAAGGCTCTTCCAAGATCGATCAGAAGAACATACGGAAGAAAAAGTCTCCCCCATATCAAAAAACGAGGATATGATCGCAGATCCTTTGCCTGAGGGAGCCGAAATCGGAAAGCGGACCTTAGAGGAAGAACCTACTATCGAAAGAAGCAGTATTGCGAAGGTGCACGACAAAAATGGAAACGTCATCGGCCGGCATACACTGGAAAAAAACATTGGAGAAGGCCAAAACGCATCCATTGAGCCCCAAAGTCCGGGAAGTCACGTTTTAACCGCAATTATTGCAGTGGATGAAGAATACCGAAGTGCCTATCCCGATTGGCAAGATCAAACCGCTAAGATCGTGGAACAAGCCGATCAGGCTTTCAACCGGGATCACGATATCGACATCCAAGTAAAAGGCTTTATGGAATGGGATTCAAATGGTGGGAATGGGGAGCAGCTGTTAAACGATCTCACTTCACAATCGGGTCAGTATCACGGTTCGTATGATTTTGTCATCGGTTTTACCAAAGATCCTCGTTTTAACTACGGCGGGATCGCTTGGTTGGGGCCTCAAAACGGAACCGGAGTCAGTATTACTGCCGATATGAACGCAGATGCCATCTGGCGAGTGCTCCAGCATGAACTTTCCCACAACTTTGGCTTGCCTCACGATGAGCATGGTCCGAATGGCCCCAAATGCATTATGAATTATTATTACACCACGAAAATCGATTACTGGGATCAAGAGCATAATGAACTGATACAAAAAAACAAAAGCTGGTATGGAAACAAAAACAATGGCGAGTGA
- a CDS encoding esterase/lipase family protein, with the protein MNKYGGIILIFLLAFTFSIPGSGTAVASPSSALGGFLTEQGPPPPGANDPNCRPDEAHPVPVVLVPGTFETMAQNWAVLSPLLAEKGYCVYSLNYGYSHAGPATGPIEDSAEELKIFIDNVLQLTGAQKVSIVGHSQGGMMPRYYIKFLGGSKKVDNLIGLAPSNHGTTGLVGLSELTSTGSDLTSCAACLQQLAGSEFLKKLNEGNETPGRVSYTVVATRNDQVVVPYTSSFLSGTPNQVANITLQDYYPLNNIEHQGIAYDPDAFTFVMDALAHEGPADPERAVGLIK; encoded by the coding sequence ATGAACAAATACGGCGGTATAATTCTCATCTTCTTGTTGGCATTCACCTTTTCCATTCCGGGAAGCGGCACAGCCGTGGCATCGCCCAGCTCAGCTTTGGGGGGATTCCTGACCGAACAGGGACCGCCGCCACCAGGGGCCAATGACCCGAACTGCCGACCGGATGAAGCCCATCCCGTACCGGTCGTGCTGGTACCCGGCACCTTTGAGACCATGGCCCAGAACTGGGCCGTCCTATCACCGTTGCTGGCAGAAAAAGGCTACTGCGTCTACTCTTTAAATTATGGATACAGCCATGCTGGTCCGGCCACAGGTCCCATAGAGGATTCAGCAGAGGAACTCAAAATCTTTATCGACAACGTACTCCAACTTACCGGCGCACAGAAGGTATCCATTGTGGGTCACAGTCAGGGCGGAATGATGCCCCGCTACTATATCAAATTCCTCGGCGGATCTAAAAAAGTAGACAACCTGATTGGACTTGCCCCCTCCAACCACGGCACAACAGGACTGGTCGGGCTCTCCGAACTGACGTCGACCGGCTCCGATCTCACCTCGTGTGCGGCCTGCCTCCAACAGCTAGCCGGGTCGGAGTTTCTCAAAAAGCTCAACGAGGGTAACGAAACCCCTGGGAGGGTTTCCTATACGGTGGTCGCCACTCGGAACGACCAGGTTGTCGTCCCCTATACCTCGTCCTTTCTGAGCGGAACACCTAATCAAGTGGCTAATATTACCCTGCAGGACTACTACCCGTTGAATAACATCGAACACCAAGGCATCGCTTATGACCCGGATGCTTTCACGTTTGTCATGGACGCACTTGCTCATGAAGGACCGGCTGACCCGGAGCGGGCCGTTGGTCTCATTAAATAA
- a CDS encoding VOC family protein produces the protein MNRMLTNILTDDIKATRDTLVGLFDLEVEFDSDWFVSMVGNGGTVRIGAFQRNSDFVPSSYQLPAQGVIITIVVDDVESYFSRAKSQDLHIVEEPRDLPYGQRRMLVQDPSGLLIDISAPTASVNQ, from the coding sequence ATGAACAGAATGTTGACAAATATCCTGACCGACGATATCAAAGCTACTCGCGACACACTGGTTGGATTATTTGATCTTGAAGTGGAGTTTGATTCCGACTGGTTCGTCAGCATGGTCGGCAATGGTGGAACCGTTCGTATCGGAGCGTTTCAACGGAACAGCGACTTTGTCCCTTCCTCCTACCAGTTGCCTGCCCAAGGTGTGATTATCACCATTGTGGTGGACGATGTGGAGTCCTACTTTTCTCGTGCCAAGTCCCAAGACCTCCACATTGTGGAAGAACCGCGCGACCTTCCCTATGGTCAACGCAGAATGCTCGTGCAGGATCCCAGTGGCCTGTTGATTGATATTTCCGCACCGACGGCATCAGTGAATCAATAA
- a CDS encoding TetR/AcrR family transcriptional regulator, with protein MVQSNKREALLETAESLFYQKGFHATGINEILKKSGVASMTLYRYFPSKEELIKEVLKHREEKYWSFLHTTITDSKENPFVSLVEAHGLWLGREGKNGCMLLRAMEEFSGLNSEIDMIARNHKKNVLHYLKDLAQKNNSADPEGLAVQLAVVLEGATAMAQMVGAEEVTKHAISTVKNLLDH; from the coding sequence ATGGTTCAGTCTAATAAACGAGAAGCCCTTCTTGAAACGGCGGAATCCTTGTTTTATCAAAAAGGGTTTCATGCCACCGGCATCAATGAGATTCTCAAGAAATCCGGTGTCGCTTCCATGACGCTTTATCGGTACTTTCCCTCCAAGGAAGAGTTGATTAAGGAAGTACTAAAGCATAGAGAAGAGAAGTATTGGTCTTTTTTGCATACCACGATCACTGATTCCAAGGAAAATCCATTTGTTTCGTTAGTGGAGGCCCATGGTCTTTGGTTGGGCAGAGAAGGAAAAAACGGCTGTATGTTGCTGCGTGCCATGGAAGAATTTTCGGGGTTGAACAGCGAAATCGACATGATTGCTCGCAACCATAAAAAAAATGTTTTGCACTACCTGAAAGATCTTGCGCAGAAGAACAATAGCGCCGATCCGGAAGGGTTAGCTGTTCAGTTGGCCGTTGTACTGGAAGGAGCGACTGCGATGGCTCAAATGGTGGGTGCGGAAGAAGTAACGAAACATGCTATTTCTACAGTAAAAAATCTGTTGGATCACTAG
- a CDS encoding MFS transporter, whose product MNFIRFVLPGMAMIAVTYGFARFGYGLLLPEFSRNLGLDTVTSGIIASGSYFSYCMAIVLSTFMTSRLGPRIVIIMAGLTACLGMFTMAISHHPGMFALGVWMAGASTGLASPPYAAVVSQKISKGLQERANTWINSGTGLGIIISGPTALFFAGHWRIAYILFALLALLVLFWNAVVLPAEEKGKREKVSYSSFIRKGLLPLFLASLIIGTASASYWTFSRGYLVHEGQHSDWVTSGFWIVIGISGILGGIAGNIIQQIGLFRSYRFGVFTLALSILLLPVFLENVLFVYLSAFLFGVAYIYLTGVLLVWGIRVFPKQTATGIGLPFLTLALGQVIGSPTAGMVADRWDFSFMFILFAVAGTMGTLIKPSK is encoded by the coding sequence ATGAACTTTATTCGCTTCGTTTTACCTGGGATGGCGATGATCGCGGTCACCTACGGGTTCGCGCGTTTTGGATACGGACTTTTGTTGCCGGAGTTCAGTCGAAATCTGGGGTTGGATACGGTTACTTCCGGGATCATTGCATCTGGTTCGTATTTTTCTTATTGTATGGCCATCGTTTTGTCCACCTTTATGACGTCCCGCCTAGGGCCGCGTATTGTAATCATAATGGCTGGATTAACGGCATGTTTGGGTATGTTTACAATGGCAATCTCTCACCATCCGGGCATGTTTGCACTTGGAGTATGGATGGCGGGTGCGAGTACGGGGTTGGCTTCTCCTCCTTATGCCGCTGTGGTGTCTCAAAAGATATCAAAGGGGTTGCAAGAACGTGCCAATACATGGATTAATTCTGGGACCGGCCTGGGTATTATCATTTCCGGTCCGACGGCCTTGTTTTTTGCGGGTCATTGGCGGATAGCCTATATCCTCTTCGCTTTGCTTGCGCTTCTCGTTTTGTTTTGGAACGCGGTTGTGCTTCCCGCTGAAGAGAAGGGAAAAAGGGAGAAAGTATCGTACTCTTCTTTTATCCGGAAAGGTCTTCTCCCCTTGTTTCTTGCTTCTTTGATCATTGGGACGGCCAGTGCGTCCTATTGGACTTTTTCCCGAGGGTATTTGGTTCATGAGGGGCAGCATTCCGATTGGGTCACCTCCGGCTTTTGGATCGTGATCGGTATTTCAGGGATTTTAGGGGGAATAGCGGGGAACATCATTCAACAAATAGGTTTATTTCGATCCTATCGATTCGGTGTTTTCACTTTAGCGTTATCGATTCTCTTGCTCCCCGTTTTCCTGGAAAATGTTCTTTTTGTCTATCTGTCCGCTTTCCTTTTTGGTGTCGCATATATATACCTCACAGGTGTGCTGTTGGTTTGGGGAATCCGTGTATTCCCGAAACAAACGGCTACGGGCATTGGTTTGCCTTTTTTAACTCTCGCTTTGGGGCAGGTGATCGGATCTCCGACAGCGGGGATGGTTGCGGATCGGTGGGACTTCAGTTTCATGTTTATTCTTTTTGCGGTGGCAGGGACGATGGGAACACTCATCAAACCTTCGAAATGA
- the proS gene encoding proline--tRNA ligase, which produces MANEKEYVKEITPQSEDFSRWYIDTIRKADLMDYTPVRGCIAFKPDGYELWERIQQAMDRRFKETGHRNAYFPMLIPESFLQKEKEHVEGFNPELPWVTEAGGEKLEERLALRPTSETIIGHLYSQWIQSYRDLPVLLNQWANVFRWEKRTLPFLRTSEFLWQEGHTAHATEGEARQETMQMLEIYREVVERELAIPVWKGQKTPSERFAGAVDTFSIEAMMKDGKAVQAGTSHYLGENFAKGFDIQFLDRDNQRKYVHTTSWGTSTRLIGSMIMVHGDDRGLALPPRMSPVQMVMIPVGPAKMREKVMERFDPLYDAFQTAGIRVKADLREETPGWKYNEWEMRGVPVRLEIGPRDVDNNQVILVRRDTGKKVAVSFDGVVQTVRDLLEEIQQNMFEAALRFRNDHSHLHIDTLEDLKAHLADVEKDKGVAGWVLAGWCGDGSCELKIKEETKFTSRNIPFDPPVYKQTCMTCGQKAQHTVWFARAY; this is translated from the coding sequence GTGGCAAATGAGAAAGAGTATGTGAAGGAAATCACCCCGCAATCGGAAGATTTTTCGCGTTGGTACATTGATACGATCCGTAAAGCGGATTTAATGGACTACACGCCAGTTCGGGGTTGTATCGCATTTAAGCCGGATGGTTATGAACTATGGGAGCGGATTCAGCAAGCCATGGATCGACGGTTTAAGGAGACTGGACATCGGAATGCCTATTTTCCCATGTTGATCCCGGAGTCTTTTTTACAAAAAGAAAAGGAGCATGTGGAAGGATTTAATCCGGAGCTGCCCTGGGTGACTGAAGCAGGGGGAGAAAAACTGGAAGAACGGCTGGCACTGCGCCCGACATCCGAGACGATCATCGGTCACCTGTACAGTCAATGGATCCAAAGCTATCGGGATTTGCCGGTCTTGCTCAATCAATGGGCCAATGTTTTCCGATGGGAGAAGCGAACCTTGCCTTTCCTGCGAACATCCGAATTTCTCTGGCAGGAAGGGCATACCGCTCATGCTACAGAAGGGGAAGCCCGTCAGGAGACAATGCAGATGTTAGAAATCTATCGCGAAGTTGTAGAACGGGAGCTTGCGATCCCGGTTTGGAAGGGTCAAAAGACACCGAGCGAACGGTTTGCCGGCGCCGTGGACACGTTTTCAATCGAGGCGATGATGAAGGACGGTAAGGCTGTTCAGGCCGGTACCTCACACTACCTGGGGGAGAACTTCGCGAAAGGGTTTGACATCCAGTTTCTTGACAGAGACAATCAGCGAAAATATGTGCATACCACATCGTGGGGGACTTCCACTCGCCTGATCGGTTCCATGATCATGGTTCATGGTGATGATCGCGGTTTGGCATTGCCGCCCCGCATGTCCCCAGTTCAGATGGTAATGATTCCGGTGGGACCGGCCAAGATGAGAGAAAAGGTGATGGAACGCTTTGATCCGCTTTATGACGCGTTTCAAACGGCTGGGATCCGGGTGAAGGCTGACTTGCGGGAAGAGACTCCTGGCTGGAAGTATAACGAATGGGAGATGCGCGGTGTTCCCGTCCGCTTGGAAATCGGTCCCCGAGACGTAGACAACAACCAAGTGATTTTGGTTCGTCGGGATACCGGAAAGAAAGTGGCAGTCTCTTTCGATGGAGTGGTTCAGACCGTACGGGATCTATTGGAAGAAATTCAACAAAACATGTTTGAAGCGGCCCTGCGCTTCCGAAACGATCACTCTCATCTACACATCGACACCCTGGAAGATTTAAAGGCGCACCTCGCTGATGTGGAGAAAGATAAGGGGGTTGCGGGGTGGGTGTTGGCGGGCTGGTGCGGTGACGGCTCCTGTGAGTTGAAAATAAAGGAAGAGACCAAGTTCACCTCCCGCAATATACCGTTTGATCCGCCGGTCTACAAGCAGACGTGCATGACGTGCGGCCAAAAAGCTCAACATACGGTCTGGTTTGCCAGAGCCTATTAG
- a CDS encoding endolytic transglycosylase MltG: MSFDRNPNALTRKEKYRWVKYGGYHPIVWFLIMGTAITRTASFMSLPFLAIYLSKFLNLDPLLVGITLGMSGLTGSMGGFIGGYLSDRWGRQRIMLFSFFVWTGVFFGFLFADSFWSFLILNSLNGLCRAFFEPSSQALMADVSTPKQRLKIFSYRYIAINIGMVTGPMLGSLLFGTLGLAIFLYTGMIYAVYFLLLCIFLFLHHHDLRKAQESDPNHTRFRECWRTIRQDQALRYFVLAGVLFFMVYSQIESSLPLYLATQSGTMDHLFPILLSINAAMVILLQAFITRWVENKHILTSLIIGTLLSAGGLLSFALGNQDAAFITGVVLITFGEILIFPISSLFIDRIAKDGMRGTYYGANNLGQLGLFLGPILGGLLLHYFGGETLWWMMAFLTMHLILFHAMGYRAFSKKQGVTILDIVRRVLIDLRLITPIKTIMKSVPLLSLTFLCLLLPYSLFEQGIEGPPRSQTVEVTIPEHATVGDVGRELEIQKIIQNHRFFPLYAEGYSLFHSFSIQPGTYRIEPDMDLQEVMAVLSRGTFQVDIPDGATVEKIAELLEDHGISKQEVYEAANQTDYHFSFLRDIPTNPRPYRLEGYMVPGSYEFNRGVEAEEIIQVILERFEALMTQEVRTRLRQGNLSMDQWVTVASILELQASDQNPKPSQAREIYDRLNRGGIIELPPLPSPYSNLNYSQTEGLPPGPLNNPGTESLNAALYPKNHTAGQEKGND; the protein is encoded by the coding sequence ATGTCATTTGACCGGAACCCCAACGCGCTCACTCGAAAAGAAAAATACCGGTGGGTGAAATACGGGGGGTACCACCCCATCGTATGGTTTTTAATTATGGGCACTGCCATCACCCGCACCGCTTCGTTCATGAGTCTCCCTTTTTTAGCCATTTATCTTTCCAAATTTCTGAACCTCGACCCTCTATTAGTGGGAATCACGCTCGGAATGAGCGGCTTGACTGGTTCAATGGGCGGCTTTATCGGTGGGTATCTGTCCGACCGTTGGGGTCGTCAACGAATTATGTTGTTCTCTTTTTTCGTCTGGACAGGGGTTTTTTTCGGCTTTCTATTTGCCGATTCTTTTTGGAGCTTCCTGATTTTAAACAGTCTAAACGGGCTTTGCCGGGCTTTTTTTGAACCCTCTTCCCAAGCATTGATGGCGGATGTCTCCACCCCTAAACAACGTTTAAAGATATTTAGTTATCGGTACATTGCCATTAATATCGGGATGGTCACCGGTCCTATGTTGGGATCTCTCCTTTTTGGCACGCTCGGATTAGCCATCTTTTTATACACGGGAATGATCTATGCCGTCTATTTTCTTTTGTTATGCATCTTTTTATTTCTCCACCATCACGATCTTCGAAAAGCCCAAGAGTCGGATCCGAACCATACCCGCTTCCGTGAATGTTGGAGAACCATCCGACAGGACCAGGCACTGCGCTATTTTGTTTTGGCGGGCGTTTTGTTTTTTATGGTATATTCCCAAATTGAATCCTCCTTGCCGTTATACTTGGCTACACAATCGGGTACCATGGATCATCTTTTCCCCATCCTTTTGTCCATCAACGCAGCAATGGTCATCCTCCTGCAAGCCTTTATCACCCGATGGGTGGAGAATAAACATATACTGACCAGCTTGATCATCGGTACCCTTTTGTCTGCTGGAGGACTTCTCTCATTCGCACTCGGAAATCAGGATGCCGCATTTATCACCGGGGTGGTGTTGATCACGTTTGGAGAGATTCTCATCTTCCCCATATCCAGTCTCTTCATCGATCGCATCGCCAAAGACGGCATGCGTGGCACCTACTATGGGGCTAATAATCTGGGGCAGTTGGGACTTTTTTTGGGGCCGATATTGGGAGGCTTGTTGCTTCACTATTTTGGAGGAGAGACCCTTTGGTGGATGATGGCCTTTCTTACCATGCACCTCATCCTCTTCCATGCGATGGGGTATCGGGCATTCAGCAAAAAACAGGGAGTGACGATCCTGGACATCGTCCGCAGGGTGCTCATCGACTTGCGGTTGATTACTCCGATCAAGACCATTATGAAGAGCGTCCCTCTTCTCTCCCTCACTTTTCTATGTCTCTTGCTGCCCTATTCTCTGTTTGAACAGGGAATCGAAGGACCTCCCCGTTCTCAGACGGTTGAAGTAACCATTCCGGAACATGCCACTGTCGGAGATGTTGGCCGTGAATTGGAAATTCAAAAAATCATTCAAAACCATCGGTTCTTCCCTCTGTATGCCGAAGGATATTCTCTTTTCCACTCTTTCAGCATCCAACCCGGAACCTACCGGATTGAGCCGGATATGGATCTCCAAGAAGTGATGGCCGTCCTGTCCCGGGGCACCTTTCAAGTGGATATTCCGGATGGAGCCACTGTTGAGAAAATCGCGGAATTATTGGAAGACCACGGCATCTCCAAACAGGAGGTCTATGAAGCGGCAAACCAAACGGACTATCATTTTTCCTTTTTGCGAGATATCCCTACGAATCCGCGTCCGTATCGGCTTGAAGGGTATATGGTTCCGGGATCTTACGAATTCAACCGAGGCGTGGAGGCGGAAGAAATCATCCAGGTGATACTGGAGCGGTTTGAGGCACTGATGACACAGGAAGTCAGGACCCGGCTGCGTCAAGGAAACCTCTCGATGGATCAATGGGTTACAGTCGCGTCCATCCTCGAGTTACAAGCATCCGATCAGAACCCAAAGCCATCCCAAGCACGGGAAATTTACGACCGGCTCAATCGGGGAGGAATCATTGAGCTCCCCCCTCTCCCCTCTCCTTATTCAAATTTAAATTACTCTCAAACAGAGGGCCTTCCTCCCGGACCCCTCAATAATCCGGGAACCGAATCCCTCAATGCCGCTTTATATCCCAAAAATCATACAGCAGGCCAAGAGAAGGGAAATGACTAA
- a CDS encoding M12 family metallo-peptidase, with protein MKKVKILLMTLLPIALIASSFVYFHSSAEQSAEKAKDSEDQTAIPADDSPTEPDPHLTPETSSTEEQQYHMVDNQGNRVEISDPTPLGKPSQAEQKKKEPVKVDRETTADVYDEKGKKIGEQTISQDFIEGKSESSGAEQAPQAQQAPQAQTAPEAGNAPESQSAPGAKRVMTVLIAADEEYRAANPDWMQLTAAIMETTNKPFMRDHQIDFQIQAYAEWKSDGAGNHQLLEDLDRDWNKGIYDFVVGFTKDRNFTAGGMAYVYPSPPTGSAVSVNLDQGSTLTPYAVQHELSHNLGLHHDAQGSGKKCVMNYDSMYQTDSWDPEHHQQIAQSKQGYGRTVNEQPDTPENDEENSGEDEHTDEDENTHENEDTPDENTHEENPEDTNEDHHDENTNGDNDENTPDDGRNLEGLSDYEKKVVELINQERQKHNLKPLEVDPELSKVARIKSEDMKEKDYFSHHSPTYGSPSDMLKSFNISFRYGGENLASFYATPEDVVDAWMYSPNHRCNILSPHYTHMGIGHVTGGHFAVYWTNLFIAK; from the coding sequence TTGAAAAAAGTAAAAATCCTGTTAATGACTCTCTTGCCGATTGCTTTAATCGCATCTTCCTTCGTTTATTTCCACTCATCAGCCGAACAATCGGCAGAAAAGGCCAAAGATTCGGAAGATCAAACGGCTATTCCGGCTGACGATTCCCCCACTGAACCGGACCCGCACCTCACTCCTGAAACCAGCTCGACGGAAGAACAACAATACCACATGGTGGACAACCAAGGGAACCGTGTTGAGATCAGTGACCCTACTCCCTTGGGAAAGCCGTCCCAAGCGGAGCAAAAAAAGAAAGAACCTGTAAAGGTAGACCGTGAAACAACAGCCGACGTCTATGATGAAAAAGGAAAAAAAATCGGGGAGCAGACAATTTCACAAGACTTCATTGAAGGAAAAAGCGAATCATCGGGAGCAGAACAGGCTCCTCAAGCGCAACAAGCTCCCCAGGCCCAAACCGCTCCTGAAGCGGGGAACGCTCCAGAATCCCAAAGTGCACCCGGTGCAAAACGGGTGATGACGGTACTGATAGCCGCCGATGAAGAATATAGAGCCGCCAACCCCGATTGGATGCAGTTAACGGCAGCGATCATGGAAACGACCAATAAGCCTTTTATGCGCGATCATCAAATCGATTTTCAAATACAAGCTTATGCTGAATGGAAATCTGACGGTGCGGGAAATCATCAACTTCTCGAAGACTTGGACCGAGATTGGAATAAGGGAATCTATGATTTCGTCGTCGGTTTTACGAAAGATCGGAACTTTACCGCCGGCGGAATGGCGTATGTATACCCATCCCCCCCAACGGGCAGTGCTGTCAGCGTAAACTTGGATCAAGGCAGCACATTGACGCCCTATGCGGTCCAGCATGAACTCTCGCATAATCTCGGGTTGCACCATGATGCACAAGGAAGCGGCAAGAAGTGCGTCATGAATTATGACTCCATGTATCAGACCGATAGTTGGGATCCGGAGCATCATCAACAGATCGCACAGAGTAAACAGGGTTACGGCCGTACTGTAAACGAACAGCCGGACACGCCGGAAAATGATGAAGAAAATTCCGGTGAAGATGAACATACGGATGAGGATGAAAATACACACGAAAATGAAGACACCCCGGACGAAAATACCCATGAGGAAAACCCTGAGGATACCAATGAAGACCATCATGACGAGAACACCAATGGTGACAATGATGAAAATACCCCTGATGACGGCAGGAATTTAGAAGGTCTTTCCGACTATGAAAAGAAAGTGGTAGAGCTGATCAATCAGGAGCGTCAAAAACATAATCTAAAGCCGCTGGAAGTGGATCCGGAACTATCAAAAGTAGCCCGCATCAAATCGGAAGATATGAAAGAAAAGGATTATTTCTCTCACCACTCTCCCACTTATGGCTCCCCTTCGGATATGTTGAAGAGCTTCAATATTTCATTCCGTTACGGGGGCGAAAACCTCGCTTCTTTCTATGCCACACCAGAAGATGTCGTCGATGCCTGGATGTACAGTCCCAATCACCGTTGTAATATCTTAAGCCCTCACTACACACATATGGGAATTGGACATGTGACGGGCGGGCATTTCGCTGTCTACTGGACCAATCTGTTTATCGCCAAATAA